The following proteins are encoded in a genomic region of Euryarchaeota archaeon:
- a CDS encoding FKBP-type peptidyl-prolyl cis-trans isomerase translates to MLPMEKGTIIKVDYDAYIIEGHRSGRDEMTKQSEVIEVDGELFDTTSAETARKHEKYQEDAWYGALPLVVGAGRVVPGFDKALLDAKVGIKAEVTIPAPEAYGERDPAKFETMSLREFQKREVEPHPGARISIGQRTATVMSVTAGRVRLDFNPPLAGKALKYVFTVVEEVSDPSAQILTIIDMDYAHGKTEGFQARIEHEVATITLPDACKYDQRWFVAKYVVVSDIKNFTKVRTIRFVEEYTTPLPASPAKAPLPVASEDGAGDAKPAAKKATHAHAGH, encoded by the coding sequence GTGCTTCCCATGGAGAAAGGAACCATTATCAAAGTCGACTACGACGCATACATCATCGAAGGCCACCGCAGTGGCCGAGACGAGATGACGAAGCAAAGCGAAGTCATCGAAGTCGACGGCGAACTCTTCGACACTACCAGCGCGGAGACGGCCCGCAAGCACGAAAAGTACCAAGAAGACGCTTGGTACGGCGCCTTGCCGCTCGTCGTAGGGGCCGGCCGTGTCGTCCCCGGTTTTGACAAAGCGCTCCTCGACGCGAAGGTGGGCATCAAGGCCGAGGTCACGATCCCTGCGCCCGAGGCGTACGGCGAACGCGACCCGGCGAAGTTCGAGACGATGAGCCTACGCGAGTTCCAGAAGCGCGAGGTTGAGCCTCACCCGGGGGCCCGCATCAGCATCGGCCAGCGCACGGCCACGGTCATGTCGGTGACGGCCGGCCGCGTGAGACTCGATTTCAACCCACCGCTCGCGGGGAAGGCGCTGAAATACGTCTTCACGGTCGTCGAAGAGGTGAGCGACCCGAGCGCCCAGATCCTCACGATAATCGACATGGACTACGCGCACGGCAAGACCGAGGGGTTCCAGGCGAGAATCGAACATGAGGTGGCCACGATCACGTTGCCGGATGCGTGCAAGTACGACCAACGGTGGTTCGTCGCCAAGTACGTCGTCGTGTCCGACATCAAGAACTTCACGAAGGTGCGCACGATACGCTTCGTCGAAGAGTACACGACCCCGCTTCCCGCCTCACCCGCGAAAGCCCCTCTACCGGTCGCTTCCGAGGATGGGGCCGGCGATGCAAAACCGGCGGCCAAGAAGGCCACGCACGCCCACGCGGGCCACTGA
- a CDS encoding PKD domain-containing protein, with the protein MRARATLLVTVPLLAVSLAGCVFGPTNPDDDLSSLYTPAGTEIGINFSPSAPLEGDEITFLPASSRPPNPAGYTWTFGDGSPESHSMPSVKHTYWSHGTYRVTIKIITQEDDFFGAVDVTVDERPTGKGARPPASSPVVNPPGNETTSGNDTANPVIAPIKFALFLHNGITHGTQDMEGQEEDVHLGDAGFHLLEDISKTIESAGFKRENMRFLYDDGQIRDGDGRTEKVTGPSPYPAATRANFKTALAQIIAGANARPGSEILLFMEDHGNAYLDDGRVGSYICLQVPGKHQDCDALYDRELAELLKPLKSSVPLGLMISCSFCGGFVDKIYGPVEEPSAGVTGPGRIVSVSDSIVTECFSNTQTGHLYFQEWHEGARSGDADGWGPADNMTNDVPMGLPAYTEPDKRVSLQEAYWWATNALNQANFGLSTECGFQIDDQLGSPFIVAIK; encoded by the coding sequence ATGAGAGCCCGCGCTACTCTTCTCGTCACCGTCCCCCTACTCGCGGTAAGCCTCGCCGGGTGCGTATTTGGCCCCACGAATCCTGACGATGACCTATCGAGCCTCTACACGCCCGCGGGCACGGAGATCGGAATCAACTTTTCGCCCAGCGCTCCCCTCGAAGGCGACGAGATCACCTTCTTGCCCGCGTCCAGCCGGCCACCGAACCCCGCAGGCTACACGTGGACCTTCGGGGACGGCTCCCCCGAATCGCACTCGATGCCCTCAGTCAAGCACACGTACTGGTCGCACGGCACCTACCGGGTCACCATCAAGATAATCACCCAGGAAGACGACTTCTTTGGCGCGGTCGACGTCACGGTGGACGAGCGACCCACCGGAAAAGGCGCACGACCCCCGGCAAGCTCCCCCGTGGTCAATCCCCCAGGAAACGAGACCACGAGCGGCAACGACACCGCCAACCCTGTAATCGCCCCCATCAAATTCGCCCTCTTCCTCCACAACGGGATCACGCATGGCACGCAGGACATGGAAGGCCAAGAGGAAGACGTCCACCTCGGCGACGCGGGTTTCCATCTCCTCGAAGACATCAGCAAGACCATCGAATCCGCCGGATTCAAGCGCGAGAACATGCGATTCCTCTACGATGACGGCCAGATTCGGGACGGCGACGGTCGGACCGAGAAAGTGACGGGGCCATCCCCGTACCCGGCCGCCACAAGGGCGAACTTCAAGACCGCTCTCGCCCAGATCATCGCCGGCGCCAACGCGCGCCCGGGAAGCGAGATCCTCCTCTTCATGGAAGACCACGGGAACGCGTACTTAGACGACGGTCGTGTCGGCTCCTACATCTGCCTTCAGGTACCGGGCAAGCACCAGGATTGCGACGCGCTCTACGATCGCGAACTCGCGGAGCTCCTGAAGCCCCTCAAGTCCAGCGTGCCGCTCGGCCTCATGATCTCCTGCAGTTTCTGCGGCGGCTTCGTGGACAAGATCTACGGCCCCGTGGAGGAGCCGAGCGCGGGTGTCACGGGCCCGGGCCGCATCGTGAGCGTTTCGGACTCGATTGTGACGGAGTGCTTCAGCAATACCCAGACGGGCCATCTTTACTTCCAGGAATGGCATGAGGGTGCGCGCTCGGGCGACGCCGACGGTTGGGGCCCCGCGGACAACATGACGAACGACGTTCCGATGGGCCTTCCCGCGTACACGGAGCCGGACAAGCGGGTCAGCCTCCAAGAGGCCTATTGGTGGGCGACGAACGCCCTCAACCAGGCCAACTTTGGGTTATCGACCGAGTGCGGATTCCAGATCGACGACCAGCTTGGGAGCCCGTTCATCGTCGCCATCAAGTGA
- a CDS encoding UPF0179 family protein, with protein MRVTLVGEEWAKVGAEFEYGGLAPECEPCKLRKVCHDLEPGMRYRVTGVRPVHHDCPAGFFEGGLRVASVETVPIPATIPVSARRGTATTHSFEECGAACLYKRLCKPSGIPDGTKCKISEVGEAVTCYVGRELLFAKLVPEKR; from the coding sequence TTGCGCGTGACGCTGGTCGGGGAGGAATGGGCCAAAGTCGGCGCGGAGTTCGAGTACGGGGGGCTCGCCCCCGAATGCGAGCCGTGCAAGCTTCGCAAGGTCTGCCACGACCTCGAACCTGGGATGCGTTACCGCGTCACGGGGGTCCGCCCGGTCCACCACGATTGCCCGGCCGGGTTCTTCGAAGGGGGCTTGAGGGTCGCGTCCGTGGAGACCGTGCCCATTCCAGCGACGATACCCGTTTCAGCGCGCCGGGGCACCGCGACGACCCATTCGTTCGAGGAGTGCGGCGCGGCCTGCCTTTACAAGAGGCTTTGCAAGCCGAGCGGGATCCCGGATGGGACGAAGTGCAAGATCAGCGAGGTGGGTGAGGCCGTGACGTGCTACGTGGGACGGGAGCTCCTCTTCGCCAAGCTGGTCCCGGAAAAAAGATGA
- a CDS encoding VOC family protein, producing MARRSKTAGKTGKKATAKKTGARKTTPRSSSKTVTASRRPARQTGPIGDLSGIILWVSDVEESRRFFGEKLGMKVVFSEPKMDWYEYGVTESDASIAPAEPDSAWGDLESLRRRIGTPTGIIFRTNNMAKSFETLSARGVKFSKEPTATAWGGAEAEFVDPDGNSFGLIQMSKN from the coding sequence ATGGCACGTAGATCAAAGACTGCAGGTAAGACAGGCAAGAAAGCGACCGCGAAGAAGACGGGCGCTCGCAAGACCACGCCCCGCTCATCGTCGAAGACGGTGACCGCGAGCCGACGGCCGGCCCGCCAGACGGGCCCCATCGGGGACCTTTCGGGCATCATCCTCTGGGTGAGTGACGTCGAGGAATCGCGCCGGTTCTTCGGGGAGAAACTCGGCATGAAGGTGGTCTTCTCCGAACCGAAGATGGACTGGTACGAGTACGGCGTCACGGAAAGCGACGCCTCGATAGCGCCCGCCGAACCGGATAGCGCCTGGGGCGACCTCGAATCCTTGCGCCGCCGTATCGGGACGCCGACGGGGATAATCTTCCGCACGAACAACATGGCGAAGAGCTTCGAGACGCTCTCGGCGCGCGGGGTCAAGTTCTCAAAGGAGCCGACCGCGACGGCGTGGGGCGGGGCGGAAGCGGAGTTCGTCGACCCCGACGGCAATTCCTTCGGCCTCATCCAGATGTCGAAGAACTAG